From Haloarcula hispanica ATCC 33960, the proteins below share one genomic window:
- a CDS encoding oligosaccharide flippase family protein, protein MEVRTAVLKLFSGNIALAIIEFAAVAGFTRAMGTGAIGSFFLFQAVIGMLNIPADLGISKAVEKQLSAAAPMGEVLGTALVVKTLLVLPWLAGLVAFASYVEQYIGIPGVVPILVTGLVIRQVRELSLRLLAGEFQVERNAAVKVFGKLTWVGTGAVFVVNGMGASGLVLGFVLGDLAAALGAMARLDIRVGWPRLDRAHALVGFGRYLFVGSVSGIVYEWIDVAILRLFVPVSLVGVYEIAWRVAAVALLLTNAIRTSLFPQISRWHDRDRFERIEDAFRTWVQLSLYATIPAFAGAVVLGPDLLTTIFGSAAAAGYPVLVVFMLEKILRSVQLVIGPALYAMDAPQLGYRGSVVAISANVVLNLALIPSFGIRGAAVATTLSAAAAAVVSIYYVRQFVRIPLPRKRIVWSAIAATLMAGTVALVIRPFDPGWLRLSVGLGVGVLSYAGLLLANSGIRIQLRQAMGSLGWA, encoded by the coding sequence ATGGAAGTTAGAACGGCCGTCCTGAAGTTATTCTCCGGAAATATCGCACTCGCGATCATCGAGTTTGCAGCGGTTGCCGGGTTCACTCGAGCCATGGGCACTGGGGCTATCGGGTCGTTCTTTCTTTTTCAGGCAGTCATTGGGATGCTCAATATCCCCGCTGATCTGGGCATCTCGAAGGCGGTTGAAAAACAGCTTTCGGCTGCTGCCCCGATGGGCGAGGTTCTCGGGACGGCACTCGTCGTCAAGACACTGCTGGTGCTGCCGTGGCTGGCCGGTCTAGTGGCATTTGCCTCCTATGTTGAGCAGTATATCGGCATTCCGGGCGTTGTACCCATTCTGGTCACCGGCCTCGTCATCAGACAGGTCCGAGAGCTTTCGCTGCGCCTGCTCGCGGGGGAATTCCAGGTTGAGCGTAACGCAGCGGTGAAAGTATTCGGGAAGCTGACCTGGGTTGGAACGGGTGCCGTTTTCGTGGTAAATGGAATGGGTGCAAGTGGCCTCGTTCTCGGGTTCGTGCTGGGCGACCTCGCGGCCGCGCTCGGAGCCATGGCACGGCTCGATATCAGAGTGGGCTGGCCTCGACTGGACCGGGCGCACGCACTCGTTGGATTCGGGCGGTACCTGTTCGTCGGGAGTGTCAGCGGAATCGTCTACGAGTGGATCGACGTGGCGATCCTCCGTCTGTTCGTCCCGGTATCACTGGTCGGTGTGTACGAAATCGCCTGGCGGGTTGCCGCTGTCGCGCTGCTGTTGACCAACGCTATCCGCACATCGTTGTTCCCACAGATCTCAAGATGGCACGACCGGGACCGGTTTGAACGCATTGAAGACGCCTTCCGAACCTGGGTTCAGCTGTCGCTGTACGCGACTATTCCAGCGTTCGCCGGTGCAGTCGTCCTTGGCCCCGATCTTTTGACTACTATCTTCGGAAGCGCGGCTGCCGCGGGCTATCCTGTGCTGGTTGTGTTTATGCTAGAGAAGATCCTCCGGTCAGTACAGCTTGTTATCGGTCCGGCACTGTACGCAATGGATGCGCCGCAACTGGGCTACCGGGGCAGTGTCGTCGCTATCAGTGCGAACGTTGTTCTTAATCTCGCGCTCATTCCGTCTTTCGGTATCCGTGGAGCAGCGGTCGCAACGACTCTGAGCGCGGCGGCGGCCGCCGTGGTGTCAATCTATTACGTGCGGCAGTTCGTCCGCATTCCACTCCCCCGTAAACGAATCGTTTGGAGCGCTATCGCGGCGACACTGATGGCTGGTACGGTTGCGCTGGTGATTCGTCCCTTCGATCCCGGCTGGCTTCGTCTCAGCGTTGGCCTCGGAGTCGGCGTGTTGAGTTACGCCGGGCTGTTGTTGGCTAACTCCGGTATCCGAATCCAGTTGCGGCAGGCTATGGGGTCGCTTGGTTGGGCGTAG
- a CDS encoding DUF354 domain-containing protein, whose protein sequence is MSERVLFSVNHPAQVHLFKYAARELEAEGFETLVAAREKEMTVDLLSAEGLDYVTLTTESDGLVELTAELAKRERRLYNLAREFDPSVIVARLAPPAVHVATALGCRNLVYMDTVLRPRTVRLLYHGLTLPFVDDICSPPGMDFHVPFGQSHTVGFQELAYLHPDRFKPDPERLRAHGVNPDATYTVVRLAGWDAYHDIGEKGLDTDARSQLVEQLCDRGEVYITCEGDLPTEYDRHQLAVPPHLVHDLLYFADLYIGDSQTMPTEAALLGTPAIRINSVVGDNDMHNFLELEERELLYSYTDGTAAIDRADSLLSDDDAERWERERKRLLAQQRDVTEHMVELIRTGGND, encoded by the coding sequence ATGAGTGAACGAGTCCTGTTCAGCGTCAATCATCCCGCACAGGTCCATCTTTTCAAATATGCCGCCCGGGAGCTCGAAGCAGAGGGCTTCGAGACGCTCGTGGCTGCTCGCGAGAAGGAGATGACGGTTGACCTGCTCTCGGCCGAGGGACTGGACTACGTCACACTTACCACCGAAAGCGACGGGCTAGTGGAGCTGACAGCCGAGCTTGCGAAGCGAGAGCGGCGGCTCTACAACTTGGCCCGTGAGTTTGATCCCTCCGTAATCGTCGCGCGGTTGGCCCCGCCAGCGGTCCACGTCGCCACTGCGCTTGGCTGTCGGAACCTTGTGTACATGGACACAGTCCTTCGCCCGCGGACGGTTCGGCTGCTGTATCACGGACTCACGCTCCCATTCGTCGACGATATCTGTTCGCCACCGGGGATGGACTTTCACGTTCCCTTTGGACAGTCACACACGGTCGGGTTCCAGGAGCTAGCGTACCTCCACCCCGACCGGTTCAAGCCGGACCCAGAGCGTCTACGAGCCCACGGTGTCAACCCAGATGCGACCTACACCGTGGTCAGACTGGCGGGCTGGGATGCGTACCACGATATCGGTGAAAAGGGACTCGACACGGACGCCAGGTCACAGCTCGTTGAGCAGCTATGTGATCGGGGCGAGGTGTATATTACCTGTGAGGGGGACTTGCCGACAGAGTACGACCGGCATCAGCTCGCTGTCCCGCCGCATCTGGTCCATGACCTCCTCTACTTTGCCGACCTCTATATCGGTGATTCACAGACGATGCCAACTGAGGCTGCCCTGCTGGGGACACCAGCTATCCGAATAAATTCCGTCGTCGGAGACAACGATATGCACAATTTCCTCGAACTGGAGGAGCGGGAGCTGTTGTACTCGTATACAGATGGGACAGCGGCCATCGACCGGGCCGACTCTCTGCTGTCTGACGACGACGCGGAGCGCTGGGAGCGCGAACGTAAGCGGCTCCTGGCACAGCAGCGTGACGTAACGGAGCACATGGTCGAGCTTATCCGAACTGGTGGTAACGATTGA
- a CDS encoding DUF1616 domain-containing protein has product MIHSLCNRLLHRTGPYADLLLVASYTTVVASVLQSPGWLGPTARIPVALPVLLFAPGYALVAAIFPSLTVKSVTSDSRAPPTRPRNRLNGLVPVERVTLAVVASASGLPMVLYGLSMVTRIRLSLICAVAATVTVGCCAVAAGRRTVTGWEPPVDGGIGREVLGIESRIDVLPVLAAVVAVVLVTVAGVVVLDGNGATANAELAIGTENAAGNVTIEGYQGVYFPGDTGNYTVQIEHHGDTSQEYTYVVGFERQSGNGSGSWSVRQRTSVTARPSIPVTDDVSVQLDGPSGNGTVVVLLYEGQAPETPTRDNALRVVSVPVEVRLP; this is encoded by the coding sequence ATGATTCACTCACTGTGTAACCGGCTGCTACACCGGACGGGGCCGTACGCCGATTTGCTACTCGTCGCCAGCTATACGACCGTGGTGGCTTCGGTGTTGCAGTCTCCGGGATGGCTGGGACCGACGGCACGGATCCCCGTTGCCCTGCCAGTGTTGCTGTTCGCGCCGGGATATGCTCTGGTCGCTGCGATCTTCCCAAGCTTGACTGTCAAATCAGTCACAAGCGATAGCCGAGCCCCGCCTACGCGACCTCGTAACCGGCTAAACGGGCTTGTCCCGGTCGAACGTGTGACACTCGCAGTTGTCGCAAGCGCATCGGGACTTCCGATGGTGTTGTATGGCCTCTCGATGGTGACTCGGATTCGCCTCTCGCTGATCTGTGCTGTCGCCGCTACCGTGACAGTTGGGTGCTGTGCCGTCGCTGCGGGCCGGCGGACTGTTACAGGCTGGGAGCCGCCGGTGGACGGCGGGATTGGACGCGAAGTGCTCGGCATCGAGTCACGTATCGACGTGTTACCGGTTTTGGCCGCCGTCGTTGCAGTGGTACTGGTCACCGTCGCTGGCGTAGTGGTTCTCGATGGAAACGGAGCAACGGCGAACGCCGAACTCGCAATCGGAACTGAGAACGCTGCAGGAAATGTGACCATCGAAGGCTACCAGGGCGTCTATTTCCCGGGTGATACGGGTAACTACACAGTCCAAATCGAACACCACGGCGATACGTCCCAAGAGTACACGTACGTTGTCGGATTTGAGCGCCAGTCGGGGAACGGCTCCGGTTCCTGGTCAGTCAGGCAGCGGACGTCTGTTACCGCTCGACCGTCGATCCCGGTAACGGACGACGTGAGCGTGCAACTCGATGGACCGTCGGGCAACGGCACCGTCGTCGTGCTCCTGTATGAGGGACAAGCCCCGGAAACACCCACGCGGGACAATGCACTCAGAGTGGTGTCTGTCCCTGTCGAGGTACGATTACCATGA
- a CDS encoding DUF424 domain-containing protein, whose protein sequence is MILNERDTDEGLLVSVCDPDIMGETFENGPVSLTVNEEFYGGETATEDEIVDSLARCSVANIVGDDAVNVAVEHGFVDEENVLDLGETRHAQLLWM, encoded by the coding sequence ATGATACTCAACGAACGCGACACCGACGAGGGGTTGCTCGTCTCCGTCTGTGACCCTGACATCATGGGCGAAACGTTCGAGAACGGCCCCGTATCGCTCACGGTCAACGAGGAGTTCTACGGCGGCGAAACGGCTACCGAAGACGAAATCGTCGACAGTCTCGCACGCTGTTCGGTCGCCAACATCGTCGGCGACGACGCCGTCAATGTTGCTGTCGAACACGGCTTCGTCGACGAGGAGAACGTCCTCGATCTGGGCGAGACGCGCCACGCACAACTGCTCTGGATGTAA
- a CDS encoding tetratricopeptide repeat protein — protein MTDHDDDHAFSEGQGFDDPYEGFDLEPPEFEVDPDKVDPVDSRVVTDLLDQRNVSSDAVDPEQLLDVGLEYMHINRHEQAAETFERVAQYTDDDRLKQEAWTNKGAAHAELEEWDAAIGAYKEALNFDEESDHAATAETNLAYALWKSGRSEQALEHAERAVEIDPRFGEGWYNRGFFLLERGLADEAIDAFDNAVRLGFRNADVLEEKARALEEVGEFDRAEELAEEVDEMREEAEQQLLE, from the coding sequence ATGACAGACCACGACGACGACCACGCCTTCTCCGAGGGCCAGGGGTTCGACGACCCCTACGAGGGGTTCGATCTCGAACCGCCGGAGTTTGAGGTGGACCCGGACAAGGTCGACCCCGTCGACTCGCGTGTCGTCACCGACCTGCTGGACCAGCGGAACGTCTCCTCTGACGCCGTCGACCCAGAGCAACTGCTCGATGTCGGCCTGGAGTACATGCACATCAACCGCCACGAACAGGCCGCCGAGACGTTCGAGCGCGTCGCCCAGTACACGGACGACGACCGGCTCAAACAGGAGGCCTGGACGAACAAGGGCGCGGCCCACGCGGAACTCGAAGAGTGGGACGCCGCCATCGGCGCGTACAAGGAAGCGCTCAACTTCGACGAGGAGTCCGACCACGCCGCCACAGCGGAGACGAACCTCGCGTACGCGCTCTGGAAGTCCGGCCGCTCCGAGCAGGCACTCGAACACGCCGAGCGCGCCGTCGAAATCGACCCGCGCTTCGGCGAGGGCTGGTACAACCGCGGCTTCTTCCTGCTGGAACGCGGCCTGGCCGACGAGGCCATCGACGCGTTCGACAACGCAGTCCGCCTCGGCTTCCGCAACGCCGACGTGCTCGAAGAGAAGGCCCGCGCCCTCGAAGAGGTCGGCGAGTTCGACCGCGCCGAGGAGCTGGCCGAGGAAGTCGACGAGATGCGCGAGGAGGCCGAACAGCAACTGCTTGAATGA
- the thpR gene encoding RNA 2',3'-cyclic phosphodiesterase, giving the protein MANRLFVSVDLDGLEDAIESVQERFDGVSGLRLTDPEQAHITLKFLGDTDPDRVDDIVTALEGAVEDSGVEPFEAEFGGLGVFPALSYISVVWVGVRDGQGGAELTALHEAVEARTVAMGFDPEDHEFTPHATIARMDHAGGKETVQDTVKNEDPDVGRLRVEEIRLKESELGPDGPTYRTVESVSL; this is encoded by the coding sequence ATGGCCAACCGCCTGTTCGTCAGCGTCGATCTGGACGGGCTCGAAGACGCTATCGAGAGCGTACAGGAACGCTTCGACGGCGTCTCTGGGCTTCGGCTGACCGACCCCGAACAGGCCCACATCACGCTGAAGTTCCTCGGCGACACCGACCCGGACCGCGTTGACGACATCGTCACTGCTCTCGAAGGGGCGGTCGAAGACAGCGGCGTCGAGCCGTTCGAAGCCGAGTTCGGCGGTCTCGGCGTGTTCCCGGCGCTGTCCTACATCAGTGTCGTCTGGGTCGGTGTCCGCGACGGACAGGGTGGCGCGGAACTGACCGCGTTGCACGAAGCCGTCGAGGCCCGGACCGTCGCGATGGGGTTCGACCCGGAGGACCACGAGTTCACGCCGCACGCAACCATCGCCAGGATGGACCACGCCGGCGGCAAAGAGACGGTACAGGACACCGTCAAGAACGAGGACCCGGATGTCGGTCGCCTGCGTGTCGAGGAAATCCGGCTGAAAGAGAGTGAGCTGGGACCTGACGGCCCGACGTACCGGACCGTCGAGTCAGTGTCATTATGA
- a CDS encoding ZIP family metal transporter, producing MVAVENVAFVFVAGLLTALATGLGAIPFFLVDEFSDRWNVLLWGLASGIMVAASLFGLVREGLAYGSPLLMIPGILAGVLLVVVAHELLDDFDQSPEQFERADFKKLLLILGILTVHSFPEGVAVGVSFAELGLESATPESAVGILGVSVPLLAVFMTVAISIHNVPEGTAIAIPLRSLGVSEWKMVWWAVFSSLPQPVGAVIAYYFVTLAKAFLPFGFGFAAGAMVYLVLTEFVPEALEYGDGLPGGGKRELTAGVAVGVLAMVPLAFV from the coding sequence ATGGTCGCCGTTGAGAACGTTGCTTTCGTGTTCGTTGCGGGGTTGCTTACGGCGCTTGCCACCGGCCTCGGTGCGATCCCGTTCTTTCTCGTTGATGAGTTCTCCGACAGATGGAACGTCCTGCTGTGGGGGCTGGCCTCGGGAATCATGGTCGCCGCATCGCTCTTCGGACTCGTCCGGGAGGGGCTGGCATACGGGTCGCCGCTGCTGATGATTCCCGGCATTCTCGCTGGCGTCCTGCTCGTCGTCGTTGCCCACGAACTTCTGGATGACTTCGACCAGTCACCCGAGCAGTTCGAGCGGGCCGACTTCAAGAAGCTTCTGCTGATTCTGGGCATTCTGACTGTCCATAGCTTCCCAGAGGGCGTCGCCGTCGGCGTCTCCTTCGCGGAACTCGGGCTGGAGTCGGCCACGCCCGAATCCGCTGTGGGTATCCTCGGCGTCTCCGTCCCGCTGCTGGCTGTGTTCATGACTGTCGCCATCTCCATCCACAACGTCCCTGAGGGGACTGCTATCGCCATCCCGCTCCGTTCGCTGGGTGTCAGCGAGTGGAAGATGGTCTGGTGGGCGGTGTTCTCCTCGCTGCCACAGCCGGTCGGGGCCGTTATCGCGTACTACTTCGTCACGCTGGCGAAGGCATTTCTCCCGTTCGGCTTCGGCTTCGCCGCTGGGGCGATGGTGTATCTCGTGCTCACGGAGTTCGTCCCCGAAGCGCTGGAGTACGGCGACGGCTTGCCGGGTGGCGGTAAACGCGAACTAACTGCCGGCGTCGCCGTCGGGGTGCTGGCGATGGTACCGCTGGCGTTCGTTTAG
- a CDS encoding 50S ribosomal protein L39e produces MGKKSKATKKRLAKLDNQNSRVPAWVMLKTDREVQRNHKRRHWRRNDTDE; encoded by the coding sequence ATGGGTAAGAAATCGAAGGCTACGAAGAAGCGACTGGCCAAACTCGACAACCAGAACAGTCGAGTCCCGGCCTGGGTCATGCTCAAGACGGACCGCGAGGTCCAGCGCAACCACAAACGACGCCACTGGCGGCGCAACGACACTGACGAATAA
- a CDS encoding 50S ribosomal protein L31e: MSASDFEERVVTVPLRDARAEPNHKRADKAMILIREHLAKHFSVDEDAVRLDPSINEAAWARGRANTPSKIRVRAARFEEEGEAIVEAETAE; the protein is encoded by the coding sequence ATGAGCGCCAGTGACTTCGAGGAGCGTGTCGTCACCGTCCCGCTCCGAGACGCGCGAGCCGAACCGAACCACAAGCGCGCAGACAAGGCGATGATCCTCATCCGCGAGCACCTCGCCAAGCACTTCTCTGTCGACGAGGACGCCGTCCGCCTCGACCCCTCGATCAACGAGGCGGCCTGGGCCCGCGGCCGCGCCAACACGCCGAGCAAGATCCGTGTTCGCGCCGCCCGCTTCGAGGAAGAGGGCGAAGCCATCGTCGAAGCAGAGACCGCAGAGTAA
- a CDS encoding translation initiation factor IF-6, translated as MLRAAFSGSSYVGVFARATDDCVLVRPDLDESLLDDLSDELGVPAVPTTVGRSGTVGALATGNENGLVVSERVRETEIERIQDVVDVPITRMPGRINAAGNVVCCNDYGAYVHPDLSRDAVQAVKDGLDVPVERGVIAGVTTVGTAAVATNKGVLCHPKATDGELDALEDILDVPADIGTINYGGPLVGSGLLANDHGYVCGSDTSGPELGRIDAALGYID; from the coding sequence TTGCTCCGCGCGGCTTTCTCCGGGTCGTCGTACGTGGGTGTGTTCGCCCGTGCGACCGACGACTGCGTGCTGGTTCGCCCAGACTTAGACGAATCGCTGCTCGACGACCTGAGCGACGAACTCGGCGTTCCGGCCGTGCCGACGACCGTCGGCCGCTCCGGGACCGTCGGTGCGCTCGCGACCGGCAACGAGAACGGGCTGGTCGTCTCCGAACGCGTCCGTGAGACCGAAATCGAACGGATTCAGGATGTCGTCGACGTGCCCATCACCAGAATGCCCGGCCGGATCAACGCCGCCGGCAACGTCGTCTGCTGTAACGACTACGGCGCGTACGTCCACCCCGACCTCTCTCGGGATGCCGTGCAAGCGGTCAAGGATGGGCTGGACGTACCCGTCGAACGCGGCGTCATCGCCGGTGTCACGACCGTCGGGACCGCCGCTGTCGCCACCAACAAGGGCGTGCTCTGTCATCCGAAGGCCACGGACGGCGAACTCGACGCCCTCGAGGACATCCTCGACGTGCCGGCCGACATCGGGACCATCAACTACGGTGGTCCGCTCGTCGGCTCCGGGTTGCTCGCCAACGACCACGGCTACGTCTGTGGCTCGGACACCTCCGGGCCGGAACTGGGCCGTATCGACGCGGCGCTCGGCTACATCGACTGA
- the rpl18a gene encoding 50S ribosomal protein L18Ae: MSTYTVRGSFPARDGPQQFEKEVDAPNENVAEERVYSDFGSQHNLKRTQITIEEVAA, from the coding sequence ATGAGCACGTACACTGTTCGCGGTAGTTTCCCGGCCCGAGACGGCCCACAGCAGTTCGAGAAGGAGGTCGACGCGCCAAACGAGAACGTCGCTGAGGAGCGCGTTTACAGCGACTTCGGCTCCCAGCACAACCTCAAGCGCACGCAGATCACAATCGAGGAGGTGGCAGCATGA
- the pfdA gene encoding prefoldin subunit alpha: MMGGGGGGGGGQMQQVAQEIEQMEQEVDAIDEEIERLRDKQTDIDEAIEAIETLDSGSTVQVPLGGDAYIRATIEDIDEVVVSLGGGYSAEREQDGAVSTLETKKETLDDHISDLQEEKAEVETEMEELEQQAQQMQQQQMQQMMQQQEQEDE; this comes from the coding sequence ATGATGGGTGGTGGCGGCGGTGGCGGCGGCGGTCAGATGCAGCAGGTCGCACAGGAGATCGAGCAGATGGAGCAGGAAGTCGACGCTATCGACGAGGAAATCGAGCGCCTCCGCGACAAGCAGACTGACATCGACGAGGCAATCGAGGCCATCGAGACGCTTGACTCCGGCTCCACGGTGCAGGTCCCGCTCGGCGGCGACGCCTACATCCGCGCGACTATCGAGGACATCGACGAGGTCGTCGTCTCCCTCGGTGGCGGCTACTCCGCGGAGCGCGAGCAGGACGGCGCTGTCAGCACGCTGGAAACCAAGAAGGAGACGCTGGACGACCACATCAGCGACCTGCAGGAAGAGAAGGCCGAAGTCGAGACCGAGATGGAAGAGCTCGAACAGCAGGCCCAGCAGATGCAACAGCAGCAGATGCAGCAGATGATGCAACAGCAAGAGCAGGAAGACGAGTAA
- the ftsY gene encoding signal recognition particle-docking protein FtsY, with amino-acid sequence MFDGLKDKLSGFTSDVEEDVDDDALEAEDEPDADGADGEATADQAADAEPATDSQPSEDDTQAAAVESDQPQTGSEPPAADSDAIDEPATASSTAVEDTDAIQDEVSQSDDATEVEDDSASDTDSESEEDDDGGRGLAAKAKLMATGKTVIEEEDLQSHLDDLELALLSSDVEMSVANEILDGVKENLTGQTRRRLSSTGNLVRDALRESLYDVINVGQFDFDERVQQADKPVTIVFTGVNGVGKTTSIAKLAQYFEERGLSTVLANGDTYRAGANEQLEKHAENLDKKIITHEQGSDPTAVVYDAVEYAKANDIDVVLGDTAGRLHTSDDLMAQLEKIDRNIDPDMTLFVDEAVAGQDAVNRAREFNDAAEIDGAILTKADADPQGGAAISVAHVTGKPILFLGTGQDYGDLEPFDPEEIVDSLIGE; translated from the coding sequence ATGTTCGACGGACTGAAGGACAAACTCAGCGGGTTCACGAGTGACGTCGAGGAGGACGTCGACGACGACGCACTCGAAGCGGAGGACGAACCGGACGCCGACGGGGCTGACGGGGAAGCAACTGCCGACCAGGCGGCCGACGCTGAGCCCGCAACGGACTCGCAGCCGTCCGAAGACGACACGCAGGCGGCTGCGGTCGAGAGCGACCAGCCACAGACTGGTTCTGAACCGCCGGCCGCTGACTCCGACGCGATAGACGAGCCAGCCACAGCGTCGTCTACGGCAGTCGAAGACACAGACGCGATCCAGGATGAAGTTTCCCAGTCTGACGACGCCACAGAGGTAGAGGACGACTCGGCATCCGACACCGATTCGGAGTCCGAAGAAGACGACGACGGCGGCCGCGGTCTCGCCGCGAAGGCGAAGCTCATGGCGACCGGGAAGACGGTTATCGAGGAGGAGGACTTACAGAGCCACCTCGACGACCTCGAACTGGCCCTGCTGTCGAGCGACGTGGAGATGAGCGTCGCCAACGAGATCCTCGACGGCGTCAAGGAGAACCTCACGGGTCAGACCCGCCGACGGCTCTCCAGCACGGGGAACCTCGTCCGGGACGCGCTCCGGGAGTCGCTGTACGACGTTATCAACGTCGGCCAGTTCGACTTCGACGAGCGCGTCCAGCAGGCAGACAAGCCGGTAACCATCGTGTTCACCGGGGTCAACGGCGTCGGCAAGACGACCTCGATAGCGAAACTCGCCCAGTACTTCGAGGAGCGCGGACTCTCGACGGTGCTCGCCAACGGCGACACCTACCGCGCCGGAGCGAACGAGCAACTGGAGAAACACGCCGAGAACCTCGACAAGAAGATCATCACCCACGAACAGGGGTCGGACCCGACGGCGGTCGTCTACGACGCCGTCGAGTACGCCAAGGCCAACGACATCGACGTGGTGCTGGGCGATACGGCCGGCCGACTCCACACTTCCGACGACCTAATGGCCCAACTGGAGAAGATCGACCGCAACATCGACCCGGACATGACGCTGTTCGTGGACGAGGCGGTCGCAGGTCAGGACGCCGTCAACCGGGCGCGCGAGTTCAACGATGCGGCCGAGATCGACGGGGCGATTCTGACGAAAGCCGACGCCGACCCGCAGGGCGGCGCGGCCATCTCCGTCGCGCACGTCACCGGCAAGCCGATCCTCTTCCTGGGGACCGGCCAGGACTACGGCGACCTCGAACCGTTCGACCCCGAGGAAATCGTCGACAGCCTCATCGGCGAGTAG
- a CDS encoding bifunctional 4-hydroxy-2-oxoglutarate aldolase/2-dehydro-3-deoxy-phosphogluconate aldolase — translation MTSKQAVQQELVDSGVTAVLRGIPEEKMVDVATAVHEGGVTALELTADAKRCSDMIAAVDKALDDTDAIIGAGTVMDAAAARNVIEAGAEFVLAPNLNEDVIDVCNREGVLAIPGVMTPTEAADAMEAGADILKMFPAKTVGPAHIGALQGPLGDVPIMPTGGVSTDNVDEFFDAGAVAVGAGSALVNYEAIENDDMDGVREQAAAFVDAVEAARE, via the coding sequence ATGACGAGCAAACAGGCGGTACAACAGGAACTGGTCGACAGCGGCGTCACGGCAGTCCTGCGCGGGATTCCCGAGGAAAAGATGGTCGACGTGGCGACAGCCGTCCACGAAGGCGGCGTCACGGCGCTGGAACTGACGGCCGACGCGAAGCGCTGCTCGGACATGATCGCCGCGGTCGACAAGGCTCTGGACGACACCGACGCCATCATCGGGGCCGGCACGGTCATGGACGCCGCCGCCGCCCGCAACGTCATCGAGGCCGGCGCGGAGTTCGTCCTCGCACCGAACCTCAACGAGGACGTCATCGACGTGTGCAATCGTGAGGGCGTCCTCGCCATCCCCGGCGTCATGACGCCGACGGAGGCCGCCGACGCGATGGAGGCGGGCGCGGACATCCTGAAGATGTTCCCAGCGAAAACGGTCGGCCCGGCACACATCGGCGCGCTGCAGGGTCCGCTCGGCGACGTCCCGATTATGCCGACCGGCGGCGTCTCGACCGACAACGTCGACGAGTTCTTTGATGCCGGCGCGGTCGCTGTCGGCGCGGGCTCAGCGCTGGTCAACTACGAGGCAATCGAGAATGACGACATGGACGGCGTCCGCGAACAGGCCGCGGCGTTCGTCGACGCCGTCGAGGCCGCCCGAGAGTAG
- a CDS encoding cupin domain-containing protein, whose translation MGYHQIDPESLSETADYPCDRRGISDAAELHALHAATYEMAPGEDLSRTYHYHETREELFYVLEGTLHVETPDGEYVVSADEVFVAEPESPHRAHNPADADKPVTVLGVGAPPTDIALPYDPDT comes from the coding sequence ATGGGCTATCACCAGATCGACCCCGAGTCGCTGTCGGAAACTGCGGACTACCCCTGTGACCGGCGCGGCATCTCCGACGCCGCCGAACTCCACGCACTCCACGCGGCTACCTACGAGATGGCACCCGGCGAAGACCTCTCGCGGACCTACCACTACCACGAGACGCGCGAGGAACTGTTCTACGTGCTCGAAGGCACGCTTCACGTCGAAACGCCCGACGGGGAGTACGTCGTCTCGGCCGACGAGGTGTTTGTCGCCGAGCCGGAGAGCCCACACCGCGCGCACAACCCCGCCGACGCCGACAAGCCAGTCACGGTCCTCGGCGTCGGCGCGCCGCCGACCGACATCGCGCTGCCGTACGACCCCGACACGTAG